A window of Sphingobacterium sp. SRCM116780 contains these coding sequences:
- a CDS encoding dicarboxylate/amino acid:cation symporter encodes MAYSTNIFFKNYGSILLLLLGIVFGSILGIYLPDIVQYIKPIGDVFLNLLFVSVIPLVFFAISSSVANIEGNNQLGKIIGTMSVVFIMGVLIAACMTIGILYLFPLDPPHIPQVHEALENNPKDTWGDKMVRFITVTEFSNLLSRQNMLALVIFSFLVGIATRKSSAVAQPFLSFLNGGNEVMKNLLILIMKLAPVGLGAYFAYQVSDLGPQLFGFYAKPLGLYYAFGTIYFFLAFSLFAFISAGKHGVTSYWRNNILPSLTALGTCSSLATMPANLLAAKKIGIPDPIANVVIPLGTTLHKQGSSISSIFKIYVAFLLIGRDFFDPSTLIISLGITLLASIVAGGIPNGGYIGEMLMISVLGLPIEAVPAVMIIGTLVDPLATMLNATGDTVASMLVSKFTGNTFDKSIDNSLES; translated from the coding sequence ATGGCGTATTCAACCAATATATTTTTCAAAAATTATGGAAGTATCCTATTACTTCTTCTAGGTATCGTATTCGGAAGTATTTTAGGTATTTATTTACCTGATATTGTTCAATATATAAAACCTATAGGGGATGTTTTCCTCAACCTACTATTTGTATCTGTTATTCCTTTGGTTTTCTTTGCCATATCATCGTCGGTTGCCAATATTGAAGGAAACAATCAACTAGGAAAGATCATTGGAACGATGTCTGTCGTATTCATTATGGGAGTTCTCATAGCAGCTTGCATGACAATAGGTATTCTTTATCTTTTTCCATTAGACCCTCCGCATATCCCTCAGGTACATGAAGCATTAGAAAATAATCCCAAAGACACTTGGGGAGATAAAATGGTTCGATTTATCACTGTTACTGAATTTTCAAATTTACTATCAAGACAAAATATGTTAGCCCTTGTCATATTTTCTTTTTTGGTAGGTATTGCTACTCGAAAATCTAGTGCTGTTGCTCAGCCATTTCTTTCCTTTTTAAATGGAGGAAATGAAGTCATGAAAAATCTGCTTATTTTAATTATGAAATTAGCACCTGTTGGACTAGGGGCTTACTTCGCCTACCAGGTAAGTGATCTTGGCCCCCAGCTTTTTGGATTCTATGCCAAACCTTTAGGTCTATACTATGCATTTGGCACCATCTATTTCTTTTTGGCTTTCAGTCTGTTTGCATTTATTTCAGCTGGGAAACATGGGGTTACGAGTTATTGGAGAAATAATATTCTGCCTTCGCTTACAGCTCTTGGAACCTGCAGTAGCTTGGCCACAATGCCCGCCAATCTACTTGCTGCAAAAAAGATTGGCATTCCTGATCCAATTGCGAATGTAGTGATTCCACTAGGAACAACCCTCCATAAGCAGGGGTCTAGTATTTCTTCTATCTTCAAAATTTATGTTGCTTTCTTACTCATTGGTCGTGATTTTTTTGATCCATCTACGCTAATTATTTCACTGGGTATTACTTTATTAGCGAGTATAGTTGCAGGAGGAATTCCGAATGGAGGATATATAGGAGAGATGTTAATGATATCTGTACTCGGATTACCCATTGAGGCTGTACCAGCAGTCATGATTATTGGCACGCTCGTTGACCCCTTAGCGACCATGTTGAATGCTACAGGTGATACAGTAGCAAGTATGTTAGTCTCTAAATTCACAGGTAATACATTCGATAAATCGATCGATAACTCGCTAGAATCTTAA